A DNA window from Micromonospora sp. NBC_01739 contains the following coding sequences:
- a CDS encoding GMC family oxidoreductase, which produces MAEFDYIVVGAGAAGCVLANRLTEDPGTRVLLIEAGGWDRSPWVRIPKGFSRLMDDRRTAWHYPAQVRAGQQEIWQRGRLIGGSSSINGMVYGRGDRIDYDELERLGNPGWGWDTMLPIFKRLEDNPLGASEVRGTGGPLRLSTATGTDEVCEEAIAAGEKLGWRRVDDLNATDDERIGYLMATIRDGRRSNAADAFLHPVRNRPNLTVVVDTIVVRLLVENGRAIGVRTRRGGQDLDHRATAEVILAAGALATPQLLQVSGIGPADTLRRAGVPVLLDSPRVGIGMREHRTTPLQFRLTGRAGYNARLRSPLGQAREMLRYLSTRRGLLALPVYDVGAYFRSAPEVTHPDAQLLLAPFSAAPRRPGRALELEAEAGLMAQVTVTRPESEGSLAITSADPGTPPAIVANYFTADHDRRVAVGAFRRVRELFGTAPIAGRIVAETLPGTAVQQDEEIIEAGLAQGYCGYHAVGTCAMGPGDDFVVDPRLRIRGVEGLRIVDASVLPILVSGYLNAPVMALAWRAADLIRADR; this is translated from the coding sequence ATGGCGGAGTTCGACTACATCGTGGTCGGTGCCGGCGCTGCCGGTTGTGTACTGGCCAACCGACTGACCGAGGACCCGGGCACCCGGGTCCTGCTCATCGAGGCCGGCGGCTGGGACCGCAGCCCCTGGGTTCGCATCCCCAAGGGATTCAGCCGGCTGATGGACGACCGGCGCACCGCCTGGCACTATCCGGCGCAGGTCCGCGCCGGCCAGCAGGAGATCTGGCAGCGCGGCCGGCTGATCGGCGGGTCCAGCTCCATCAACGGCATGGTGTACGGCCGGGGCGACCGGATCGACTACGACGAGTTGGAACGGCTCGGCAACCCCGGCTGGGGCTGGGACACCATGCTGCCGATCTTCAAGCGCCTGGAGGACAATCCGCTCGGCGCCTCCGAGGTACGCGGCACCGGCGGACCGTTGCGTCTTTCCACCGCCACCGGCACCGACGAGGTCTGCGAGGAGGCCATCGCCGCCGGGGAGAAACTGGGCTGGCGCCGGGTGGACGACCTCAACGCCACCGACGACGAGCGCATCGGCTACCTGATGGCGACCATCCGCGACGGCCGCCGCAGCAACGCCGCGGACGCCTTCCTGCATCCGGTCCGCAACCGCCCCAACCTCACCGTCGTGGTCGACACCATCGTGGTACGCCTGCTGGTCGAGAACGGACGCGCCATCGGGGTACGCACCCGCCGAGGCGGGCAGGACCTCGACCACCGGGCCACCGCCGAGGTGATTCTCGCCGCCGGGGCGCTGGCCACCCCGCAACTGTTGCAGGTCTCCGGCATCGGCCCGGCCGACACCCTGCGCCGGGCCGGGGTCCCGGTGCTGCTGGACAGCCCGCGGGTAGGGATCGGGATGCGGGAGCACCGCACCACCCCCCTCCAGTTCCGGCTGACCGGCCGGGCCGGCTACAACGCCCGCCTGCGCAGCCCGCTAGGGCAGGCCCGGGAGATGCTGCGGTACCTGTCGACCCGACGAGGACTGCTGGCCCTGCCGGTGTACGACGTCGGGGCGTACTTCCGCTCCGCCCCGGAGGTGACACATCCGGACGCCCAACTGCTGCTGGCCCCCTTCTCGGCGGCGCCCCGGCGACCCGGGCGGGCCCTCGAACTGGAAGCCGAGGCCGGGCTGATGGCCCAGGTCACGGTGACCCGACCGGAGAGCGAAGGCAGCCTGGCCATCACCTCGGCCGATCCCGGCACCCCACCGGCGATCGTGGCGAACTACTTCACCGCCGACCACGATCGGCGGGTCGCCGTCGGGGCCTTCCGGCGGGTCCGGGAGCTGTTCGGCACCGCGCCGATCGCTGGGCGGATCGTGGCCGAGACCCTGCCCGGAACGGCCGTACAGCAGGACGAGGAGATCATCGAGGCTGGGCTGGCCCAGGGCTACTGCGGGTACCACGCCGTGGGCACCTGTGCGATGGGGCCGGGCGACGACTTCGTGGTGGACCCCCGGTTGCGGATACGCGGGGTGGAGGGTCTGCGGATCGTGGACGCCTCCGTACTGCCGATCCTCGTCTCGGGCTACCTCAACGCCCCGGTGATGGCCCTGGCCTGGCGCGCCGCCGACCTGATCCGCGCCGACCGCTGA
- a CDS encoding multidrug effflux MFS transporter: MTTVDPAVAPPPVMPGDLMSPRQRLRLILVLGSLIAVGPLTIDMYLPALPAIVDDFGTSSAAVQLTLTGTLIGLALGQLLIGPLSDAFGRRKPLIAGTALHIVASVCCALAPNVTVLGGLRVVQGLGAAAAAVIATAVVRDLFTGTAFARMLSRLLLVMGAAPVLAPTLGSELLRWTQWRGVFAALAVFGVLLMLIALLGLPETLPPARRQRGGPAHIARLYGSLLRDRAFVGLIMVAGLAMAALFAYVAGSSFVMQEQYGLDEQQFGLAFGAGAIGLIAATQGNVRLLRRYTPQRILLVALLAGTGAAVVLVALALTGFGGLPALLAALWLVLAATGLALPNAPALALSRHGEAAGTASALLGAVQFGVGAVAAPLVGVLGNGAVAMAAVIAGGLASALVALLVVARPDQHAVVEAEPVAVALH; encoded by the coding sequence ATGACGACTGTCGACCCCGCCGTCGCGCCGCCGCCGGTGATGCCCGGCGACCTGATGAGCCCCCGGCAGCGCCTGCGATTGATCCTCGTACTCGGGTCGCTGATCGCGGTGGGGCCGCTGACCATCGACATGTACCTGCCGGCGCTGCCCGCGATCGTCGACGACTTCGGGACCAGTTCGGCGGCGGTGCAGTTGACCCTCACCGGCACCCTGATCGGTCTGGCCCTGGGTCAACTGCTGATCGGTCCCCTCTCCGACGCCTTCGGCCGTCGGAAACCCCTGATCGCCGGCACCGCCCTGCACATCGTCGCCTCGGTGTGCTGCGCACTGGCCCCGAACGTCACCGTCCTCGGAGGGTTGCGGGTCGTGCAGGGCCTCGGCGCGGCGGCGGCCGCCGTGATCGCCACCGCCGTGGTCCGCGACCTGTTCACCGGTACGGCCTTCGCCCGGATGCTCTCCCGCCTGCTGCTGGTGATGGGGGCCGCACCGGTGCTCGCCCCCACCCTCGGCAGTGAACTGCTGCGCTGGACCCAGTGGCGTGGCGTGTTCGCGGCCCTGGCGGTCTTCGGCGTACTGCTGATGCTCATCGCTCTGCTGGGCCTGCCGGAGACCCTGCCGCCCGCGCGGCGGCAACGCGGCGGGCCGGCGCACATCGCGCGGCTCTACGGATCCCTGCTGCGCGACCGCGCCTTCGTCGGCTTGATCATGGTCGCCGGGTTGGCCATGGCGGCCCTGTTCGCCTACGTCGCCGGGTCCTCCTTCGTGATGCAGGAGCAGTACGGGTTGGACGAGCAGCAGTTCGGGCTGGCCTTCGGTGCCGGTGCCATCGGGTTGATCGCCGCCACCCAGGGCAACGTACGACTGCTGCGCCGCTACACCCCGCAACGGATCCTGCTGGTCGCCCTGCTCGCGGGTACCGGCGCGGCTGTGGTGCTCGTCGCGCTCGCCCTGACCGGTTTCGGCGGGCTGCCGGCGCTGCTGGCCGCGCTGTGGTTGGTGCTGGCCGCGACCGGCCTCGCCCTGCCGAACGCGCCGGCGTTGGCGCTCAGCCGGCACGGCGAGGCGGCCGGTACCGCCTCCGCCCTGCTCGGTGCGGTGCAGTTCGGGGTAGGTGCGGTGGCCGCCCCGCTGGTCGGGGTGCTCGGCAACGGGGCGGTGGCGATGGCCGCGGTGATCGCCGGCGGTCTGGCCTCGGCGCTGGTAGCCCTGCTCGTCGTGGCCCGGCCCGACCAGCACGCTGTGGTGGAGGCGGAGCCGGTGGCCGTCGCACTGCACTGA
- the rox gene encoding rifampin monooxygenase, which translates to MFDVIVVGGGPTGLMLAAELRLHGIQVVVLEKDAEPTSFVRSLGLHVRSIEVLDQRGLLDTFLANGQRYPVGGFAAIDKPAPELDSAHAYILGIPQTSTDRLLAEHAVAVGADLRRGYEVVGLSQDEHGVTAELADGTRLRARYLVGCDGGRSTVRNLLGVGFPGEPSRVDTLLGEMEADAPLDTIVAKVTEIRKIQKRFGLGPIGNGVYRVVVPAEKVAVDRTVAPTLDEFKQQLRAYAGTDFGVHSPRWLSRFGDSTRLAERYRVGRVLLAGDAAHIHPPTGGQGLNLGIQDAFNLGWKLAAEVNGWAPEGLLDSYHTERHPVAAEVLDNTRAQMELLSTEPGPQSLRRLLSELMDFEEVNRYLTEKITAIRVRYDFGPGHDLLGRRMRDVSLGRGRLYELTRSGRGLLLDQTGELSVAGWADRVDHVVDTSAELEVPAILLRPDGHIAWAGTDQQELLAQLPRWFGTPTD; encoded by the coding sequence ATGTTTGACGTGATCGTTGTAGGCGGCGGACCGACCGGCCTGATGTTGGCCGCAGAATTGCGGCTGCACGGGATACAGGTCGTCGTCCTGGAGAAGGACGCGGAGCCGACCAGTTTCGTCCGGTCGCTCGGCCTGCACGTACGCAGCATCGAGGTGCTGGACCAGCGCGGACTGCTGGACACCTTCCTCGCCAACGGCCAGCGGTACCCGGTAGGTGGGTTCGCCGCCATCGACAAACCGGCGCCCGAACTGGACAGCGCGCACGCCTACATACTGGGGATCCCGCAGACCAGCACCGACCGGCTGCTCGCCGAGCATGCCGTGGCCGTCGGGGCGGACCTGCGGCGCGGCTACGAAGTGGTCGGGCTGAGCCAGGACGAGCACGGGGTCACCGCCGAACTGGCCGACGGCACCCGGTTGCGCGCCCGCTACCTGGTCGGCTGTGACGGCGGGCGCAGCACCGTACGCAACCTGCTCGGGGTCGGTTTCCCCGGCGAGCCGAGCCGGGTCGACACCCTGCTGGGTGAGATGGAGGCGGATGCCCCGCTGGACACGATCGTCGCCAAGGTCACCGAGATCCGCAAAATCCAGAAGCGGTTCGGTCTCGGGCCCATCGGCAACGGGGTGTACCGGGTCGTCGTGCCCGCCGAGAAAGTGGCCGTCGACCGGACCGTCGCGCCGACGCTTGACGAGTTCAAACAGCAACTGCGGGCGTACGCCGGCACGGACTTCGGGGTGCACTCGCCCCGCTGGCTGTCGCGCTTCGGCGACTCCACCCGGCTGGCCGAGCGTTACCGGGTGGGCCGGGTGCTGTTGGCCGGCGACGCCGCGCACATCCACCCCCCGACCGGCGGGCAGGGCCTCAACCTCGGCATCCAGGACGCCTTCAACCTCGGCTGGAAACTCGCCGCCGAGGTGAACGGGTGGGCGCCGGAGGGGCTGCTGGACAGCTACCACACCGAACGGCATCCGGTAGCGGCCGAGGTGCTGGACAACACCCGCGCGCAGATGGAGTTGCTCTCCACCGAGCCGGGCCCGCAGTCCCTGCGCCGACTGCTGTCGGAGCTGATGGACTTCGAGGAGGTCAACCGCTACCTGACCGAGAAGATCACCGCGATCCGGGTGCGGTACGACTTCGGCCCGGGGCACGACCTGCTGGGCCGACGGATGCGGGACGTGTCGCTGGGCCGGGGACGCCTCTACGAGTTGACCCGCAGCGGCCGTGGACTGCTGCTCGACCAGACCGGCGAGCTCTCGGTCGCCGGATGGGCCGACCGGGTCGACCACGTCGTCGACACCAGCGCCGAGTTGG